A window of the Helianthus annuus cultivar XRQ/B chromosome 4, HanXRQr2.0-SUNRISE, whole genome shotgun sequence genome harbors these coding sequences:
- the LOC110891263 gene encoding uncharacterized protein LOC110891263, with product MDSLCFKFQSAITSNINSVRQSQIQSRSFTIGGANAHNVRINSNLNNRRFVSVQTRSSFSHSQSEEEQEEGSVEEIRIPKAWLNSSKALEESEWLRVTLHKWLDDEYCPEPTNVDISNVAAKSYYKSLIENQTDLGDILLRMAMDLETISYQESFHGAFSSANAAVNLILQRILHE from the exons ATGGATTCTTTATGCTTCAAATTCCAATCTGCAATTACTTCAAACATCAATTCAGTTCGTCAATCGCAAATTCAAAGTAGATCATTCACAATTGGTGGTGCCAATGCCCATAATGTTCGCATCAATTCTAACCTAAACAATCGCCGTTTTGTCTCTGTGCAAACACGTAGCTCGTTTTCGCATTCTCAAAGtgaagaagaacaagaagaagGATCGGTTGAAGAGATTAGGATCCCGAAAGCCTGGTTGAATTCTTCGAAAGCTTTGGAG GAATCAGAATGGTTAAGAGTAACTCTACACAAGTGGTTGGATGACGAATATTGTCCAGAGCCAACTAATGTCGACATTAGCAATGTTGCAGCTAAATCATACTATAAATCTTTGATTGAGAACCAAACAGACTTGGGTGATATTTTGCTCAGGATGGCAATGGACCTGGAAACCATATCTTATCAAGAAAGCTTTCATGGAGCATTCTCGTCAGCAAATGCAGCTGTAAACCTCATACTTCAGCGAATACTGCACGAGTAA